One genomic region from Rosa rugosa chromosome 1, drRosRugo1.1, whole genome shotgun sequence encodes:
- the LOC133718793 gene encoding BES1/BZR1 homolog protein 2-like, which produces MTGGGSSGRLPTWKERENNKRRERRRRAIAAKIYSGLRAQGSYKLPKHCDNNEVLKALCAEAGWVVEEDGTTYRKGCKPPIEIAGTPTNMSACSSMQPSPQSSSFPSPVPSYHASPSSSSFPSPTRFDGNPSSYHQNPSSYLLPFLHNLASIPTNLPPLRISNSAPVTPPLSSPTSRGSKRKPDWESLTNGCINSLRHPLFAASAPSSPTRRHHLAPATIPECDESDASTVDSGRWVSFQTGVPSVAPPSPTFNLMKPVAEQNVLQQTVVGHGGIGWGNPVERARGSEFEFESGRLKAWEGERIHEVGVEDLELTLGNGKMHS; this is translated from the exons ATGACCGGCGGTGGGTCATCGGGGAGGTTACCGACGTGGAAGGAGAGGGAGAACAACAAGAGGAGGGAGCGGAGGAGGAGAGCCATTGCTGCTAAGATATACTCTGGCCTCAGAGCCCAGGGCAGCTACAAGCTTCCCAAGCACTGCGACAACAACGAGGTCTTGAAAGCTCTATGTGCTGAAGCTGGTTGGGTCGTTGAAGAAGATGGCACTACTTACCGCAAG GGATGCAAGCCACCAATTGAAATTGCAGGCACTCCCACAAATATGAGTGCGTGTTCATCTATGCAACCAAGCCCACAATCCTCATCTTTCCCAAGTCCTGTGCCGTCCTACCATGCCAGTCCATCATCCTCCTCCTTTCCCAGCCCAACTCGTTTCGATGGAAACCCCTCCTCTTACCATCAAAACCCGTCCTCTTACCTTCTTCCATTCCTGCATAACTTGGCTTCCATTCCCACCAATCTTCCTCCTCTTAGAATTTCCAACAGTGCTCCTGTCACTCCTCCTCTTTCTTCTCCAACCTCTAGAGGATCAAAGCGGAAACCTGACTGGGAATCCCTTACTAATGGCTGCATAAACTCCTTGCGCCACCCCCTTTTTGCAGCCTCTGCCCCTTCAAGTCCTACTCGGCGCCACCATCTTGCACCTGCCACAATTCCAGAATGTGACGAGTCTGATGCTTCCACAGTGGACTCCGGTCGGTGGGTGAGTTTCCAAACAGGGGTACCTTCAGTAGCTCCACCTTCGCCCACATTTAATCTTATGAAACCGGTGGCTGAGCAGAATGTTCTTCAGCAGACTGTTGTTGGGCATGGGGGGATTGGTTGGGGGAACCCTGTGGAGAGGGCACGAGGCTCCGAGTTTGAGTTTGAGAGTGGCAGGCTGAAAGCTTGGGAGGGTGAGAGAATACATGAGGTTGGAGTGGAAGATCTGGAGCTTACACTTGGGAATGGGAAGATGCATAGTTAA
- the LOC133718800 gene encoding uncharacterized protein LOC133718800 isoform X1 — protein sequence MGLKRASRYPSSSFRSTPGFFRRLEAMRTRKVLGVSLSLILINLAAIMERADENLLPSVYKEVSEAFNAGPSDLGYLTFIRNFVQGMASPLAGVLVLLYDRPTVLAMGTFCWAISTAAVGASHHFAQAALWRAVNGFGLAIVIPALQSFIADSYNDGVRGAGFGMVSLVGSLGGIGGGVVATLMAGNMYWSIPGWRIAFILMAALSSLIGFLVFMFVVDPRKIVPITHGADQSFERDDLIIKGSTTSTAASVWIESWTAMKSVVKVPTFQIIVLQGVVGSLPWTAMVFFTMWFELIGFDHNSTAALLSLFAVGCATGSLLGGIMADRMSRIYPHTGRIMCAQFSAFMGIPFSWFLLKVIPQSVDSYYTFAVTLTLMGLTISWNATAANGPMFAEVVPTKHRTMIYAFDRAFEGSFSSFAAPLVGILSEKMFGYDAKSVDPIKGSTREAFALSQGLISMMAVPFGLCCLFYTPLYVIFRKDRESARIASAKEEEMSLTK from the exons ATGGGCCTTAAACGGGCCTCCAGATACCCATCTTCCTCTTTTCGATCAACACCCGGTTTTTTTAGACGTTTGGAAGCCATGAG AACAAGAAAGGTTTTGGGGGTTTCTCTGTCTCTCATTCTCATCAACTTGGCTGCTATAATGGAGCGAGCCGATGAGAATCTCCTCCCATCTGTGTACAAAGAAGTCAGTGAAGCTTTCAATGCCGGGCCATCTGACCTCGGATATCTCACATTCATCAGGAACTTTGTGCAGGGAATGGCATCTCCCCTTGCAGGTGTACTAGTCCTCTTATACGACCGCCCCACCGTGCTTGCAATGGGCACTTTCTGCTGGGCAATATCAACTGCTGCAGTGGGTGCAAGCCACCATTTTGCTCAAGCTGCACTCTGGAGAGCAGTGAATGGGTTCGGGCTGGCAATTGTCATACCAGCCCTTCAGTCTTTCATTGCTGATAGCTATAATGATGGCGTGAGAGGGGCTGGGTTTGGGATGGTAAGTCTTGTTGGTTCTTTGGGTGGCATTGGAGGCGGTGTTGTGGCCACGCTTATGGCTGGTAACATGTACTGGAGCATACCTGGATGGCGTATTGCCTTCATTCTAATGGCAGCACTGAGTTCACTAATTGGGTTCCTTGTGTTCATGTTTGTGGTTGACCCTAGAAAAATAGTTCCTATCACTCATGGTGCTGACCAGAGTTTTGAGAG GGATGATTTGATAATAAAGGGCAGTACTACTTCAACTGCAGCATCAGTTTGGATCGAGTCTTGGACAGCCATGAAGTCGGTTGTTAAAGTGCCAACATTTCAAATAATTGTCTTGCAGGGCGTTGTTGGGTCGCTACCATGGACTGCCATGGTGTTCTTCACTATGTGGTTCGAACTTATAG GTTTTGATCACAACAGTACAGCAGCCCTGCTCAGTCTCTTTGCTGTTGGATGTGCTACGGGGTCTCTTCTTGGTGGAATAATGGCAGATCGAATGTCACGAATCTACCCCCACACTGGCCGCATCATGTGTGCGCAGTTCAGCGCCTTCATGGGAATTCCATTTTCTTGGTTTTTACTCAAAGTTATCCCGCAATCAGTAGACAGCTATTACACATTTGCCGTCACTCTCACCTTGATGGGTTTAACTATCAGCTGGAATGCTACTGCTGCAAATGGTCCTATGTTTGCTGAGGTTGTTCCTACCAAACACCGAACTATGATTTATGCATTTGATCGGGCTTTCgaaggatccttctcttcttttgctgctcctttggttggaattctTTCAGAGAAGATGTTTGGCTATGATGCAAAATCTGTGGATCCGATTAAAGGGTCTACTAGGGAGGCCTTTGCATTATCTCAAGGGCTTATTTCGATGATGGCAGTTCCATTTGGTTTGTGTTGCTTGTTTTATACGCCTTTGTATGTGATTTTCAGAAAGGACCGCGAGAGTGCTAGAATTGCCAGTGCAAAAGAGGAAGAGATGAGCCTAACGAAGTGA
- the LOC133718800 gene encoding uncharacterized protein LOC133718800 isoform X2 produces the protein MASPLAGVLVLLYDRPTVLAMGTFCWAISTAAVGASHHFAQAALWRAVNGFGLAIVIPALQSFIADSYNDGVRGAGFGMVSLVGSLGGIGGGVVATLMAGNMYWSIPGWRIAFILMAALSSLIGFLVFMFVVDPRKIVPITHGADQSFERDDLIIKGSTTSTAASVWIESWTAMKSVVKVPTFQIIVLQGVVGSLPWTAMVFFTMWFELIGFDHNSTAALLSLFAVGCATGSLLGGIMADRMSRIYPHTGRIMCAQFSAFMGIPFSWFLLKVIPQSVDSYYTFAVTLTLMGLTISWNATAANGPMFAEVVPTKHRTMIYAFDRAFEGSFSSFAAPLVGILSEKMFGYDAKSVDPIKGSTREAFALSQGLISMMAVPFGLCCLFYTPLYVIFRKDRESARIASAKEEEMSLTK, from the exons ATGGCATCTCCCCTTGCAGGTGTACTAGTCCTCTTATACGACCGCCCCACCGTGCTTGCAATGGGCACTTTCTGCTGGGCAATATCAACTGCTGCAGTGGGTGCAAGCCACCATTTTGCTCAAGCTGCACTCTGGAGAGCAGTGAATGGGTTCGGGCTGGCAATTGTCATACCAGCCCTTCAGTCTTTCATTGCTGATAGCTATAATGATGGCGTGAGAGGGGCTGGGTTTGGGATGGTAAGTCTTGTTGGTTCTTTGGGTGGCATTGGAGGCGGTGTTGTGGCCACGCTTATGGCTGGTAACATGTACTGGAGCATACCTGGATGGCGTATTGCCTTCATTCTAATGGCAGCACTGAGTTCACTAATTGGGTTCCTTGTGTTCATGTTTGTGGTTGACCCTAGAAAAATAGTTCCTATCACTCATGGTGCTGACCAGAGTTTTGAGAG GGATGATTTGATAATAAAGGGCAGTACTACTTCAACTGCAGCATCAGTTTGGATCGAGTCTTGGACAGCCATGAAGTCGGTTGTTAAAGTGCCAACATTTCAAATAATTGTCTTGCAGGGCGTTGTTGGGTCGCTACCATGGACTGCCATGGTGTTCTTCACTATGTGGTTCGAACTTATAG GTTTTGATCACAACAGTACAGCAGCCCTGCTCAGTCTCTTTGCTGTTGGATGTGCTACGGGGTCTCTTCTTGGTGGAATAATGGCAGATCGAATGTCACGAATCTACCCCCACACTGGCCGCATCATGTGTGCGCAGTTCAGCGCCTTCATGGGAATTCCATTTTCTTGGTTTTTACTCAAAGTTATCCCGCAATCAGTAGACAGCTATTACACATTTGCCGTCACTCTCACCTTGATGGGTTTAACTATCAGCTGGAATGCTACTGCTGCAAATGGTCCTATGTTTGCTGAGGTTGTTCCTACCAAACACCGAACTATGATTTATGCATTTGATCGGGCTTTCgaaggatccttctcttcttttgctgctcctttggttggaattctTTCAGAGAAGATGTTTGGCTATGATGCAAAATCTGTGGATCCGATTAAAGGGTCTACTAGGGAGGCCTTTGCATTATCTCAAGGGCTTATTTCGATGATGGCAGTTCCATTTGGTTTGTGTTGCTTGTTTTATACGCCTTTGTATGTGATTTTCAGAAAGGACCGCGAGAGTGCTAGAATTGCCAGTGCAAAAGAGGAAGAGATGAGCCTAACGAAGTGA
- the LOC133718814 gene encoding NEDD8-conjugating enzyme Ubc12: MIRLFKVKEKQKELAEANGGSPLKRQSAGELRLHKDISELNLPKSCAISFPNGKDDLMNFEVSIKPDEGYYTGGKFLFSFEVSPIYPHEAPKVKCKTKVYHPNIDLEGNVCLNILREDWKPVLNINTIIYGLYHLFTEPNHEDPLNHDAAAVLRDNPKMFESNVRRAMTGGYVGQTLFPRCI; the protein is encoded by the exons ATGATTAGGCTTTTTAAGGTAAAAGAAAAGCAGAAGGAACTTGCTGAAGCCAATGGAGGATCACCTCTTAAGAGGCAAAGCGCTGGAGAATTGCGCCTTCATAAAG ATATATCTGAGTTGAATCTACCGAAGTCTTGTGCAATATCATTTCCCAATGGCAAGGATGATCTTATGAACTTTGAGGTTTCAATTAAACCAGATGAAGGATACTATAC AGGTGgtaagtttttgttttcttttgaagTTTCACCTATCTATCCACATGAGGCACCAAAAGTCAAGTGTAAGACCAAG GTCTACCATCCTAATATTGACTTGGAAGGAAATGTCTGCCTCAACATCCTACGAGAAGATTGGAAACCTGTCCTTAATATAAACACCATCATTTATGGATTATATCATCTTTTCACG GAACCAAATCATGAAGATCCCCTAAACCATGATGCAGCTGCAGTGTTGAGAGACAACCCGAAGATGTTTGAGTCTAATGTAAGAAGGGCTATGACTGGTGGATATGTGGGGCAGACCTTATTCCCAAGATGCATATAG
- the LOC133746429 gene encoding uncharacterized mitochondrial protein AtMg00810-like encodes MKQPTGFVDAQFPHFVCKLTRSLYGLKQAPRAWFSCFSSYLEELGFVSSMADSSLFVYHSGTVLIYLLIYVDDILITGNNSSSIATLITQLGKLFSKKDLGNLHYFLGIEVQRSTAGLSLTQSKYALDLLRRTDMLDAKPYATPAVSGKRLSIHDGDVLSDPTVFRSVVGALQYLTITRPDIAFAVNQVCQFLHKPTTTHWVAVKRILRYIKKTHNHGLFYRPGSLNINAFSDADYAGDPDDRISTGGSCIYLGPNLISWSSKKQGGVSRSSTEAEYRQLAYTAATISWFRHLFKDLKLPLSCPTLWCDNISALSLASNPVFHTRTRHVEVDYHYVREKVVRRELTVHYLCTTNMIADLFTKGLPSARFSSLVLKLPVCARPVSLQGGDNSMEIDNGKSSIKD; translated from the coding sequence ATGAAGCAACCTACTGGATTTGTTGATGCTCAGTTCCCTcattttgtttgcaaattaaCCCGATCATTATATGGCCTCAAACAGGCACCACGGGCATGGTTTTCTTGCTTCTCCTCATACCTTGAAGAACTTGGTTTTGTCTCTTCCATGGCTGACTCTTCCCTATTTGTCTACCATTCTGGAACTGtgctaatttatttattaatctatgttgatgatattctgATCACGGGCAATAATTCATCCTCTATTGCTACACTTATTACTCAATTGGGCAAACTATTCTCTAAGAAAGATCTGGGCAATCTTCAttattttttgggtattgaagttCAACGTTCTACTGCTGGTCTCTCCCTCACTCAATCTAAATATGCTCTGGATCTCTTACGCCGCACAGATATGCTTGATGCCAAACCCTATGCCACTCCAGCTGTTAGTGGTAAACGTTTGAGCATTCATGATGGTGATGTCTTATCTGATCCTACTGTTTTTCGAAGTGTTGTCGGCGCCCTTCAATACCTCACAATCACACGTCCGGATATTGCCTTTGCTGTTAATCAAGTTTGTCAATTTTTACATAAGCCTACTACCACACATTGGGTTGCAGTAAAACGTATTCTACGGTACATCAAGAAAACTCACAATCATGGTCTCTTTTATAGGCCTGGTTCTTTAAATATAAATGCTTTCTCTGATGCGGATTATGCTGGAGATCCAGATGACCGAATCTCTACTGGTGGCTCTTGCATCTATTTGGGTCCTAATCTAATATCTTGGTCTTCTAAGAAACAAGGAGGTGTCTCTCGGTCAAGCACAGAAGCTGAATATCGTCAACTTGCTTATACAGCAGCAACCATTTCATGGTTTCGCCATCTCTTCAAAGATCTCAAATTGCCTCTCTCTTGTCCAACTTTATGGTGTGACAATATCAGCGCTCTTTCTCTAGCATCTAATCCAGTATTTCACACTCGGACTCGCCATGTGGAGGTCGATTATCACTATGTCCGTGAAAAGGTGGTTCGTCGTGAGCTTACTGTTCACTATCTCTGCACAACTAATATGATTGCAGATCTATTTACCAAAGGTTTGCCATCTGCTAGATTCTCTTCTCTAGTTCTCAAGCTTCCTGTTTGTGCACGCCCCGTCAGCTTGCAGGGAGGTGATAACTCAATGGAAATTGATAACGGTAAATCATCTATTAAAGATTGA
- the LOC133718832 gene encoding geranylgeranyl pyrophosphate synthase, chloroplastic-like: MSCVNLSSWGQTCSMLNRSRSPSLHLLHSLNTRPVSFASPKGRRPSSVTATLTKQETVKEQRKEEESGKPSFNFKTYMVEKAESVNRALDAAVSLKDPITIHEAMRYSLLAGGKRVRPVLCVAACELVGGSESLAMPAACAVEMIHTMSLIHDDLPCMDNDDLRRGKPTNHKVFGEDVAVLAGDALLSFAFEHLAVSTVGVEPSRIVRAVEELARSIGSEGLVAGQVVDIHSEGLSDVGLEHLEYIHLHKTAALLECAVVLGSILGGGSDSEIEKLRTFARYIGLLFQVVDDILDVTKSSQELGKTAGKDLVADKVTYPKLMGIEKSKEFAEKLNRDAQEQLVGFDPEKAAPLIALANYIAYRQN, from the coding sequence ATGAGCTGTGTGAATCTGAGCTCATGGGGCCAAACCTGTTCAATGTTGAACCGATCCAGATCCCCATCTCTCCACCTCCTCCACAGCCTCAACACCCGACCCGTTTCCTTCGCTTCTCCGAAAGGACGCCGACCCAGTTCCGTCACGGCAACCCTGACCAAGCAGGAGACTGTGAAGGAGCAGCGGAAGGAAGAGGAATCCGGGAAGCCCAGTTTCAATTTCAAGACCTACATGGTGGAGAAGGCCGAGTCCGTCAACCGGGCCTTAGACGCCGCCGTTTCGCTGAAAGACCCGATTACGATCCACGAAGCGATGCGGTACTCTTTGCTCGCCGGAGGCAAAAGGGTCCGACCCGTTCTGTGTGTCGCGGCGTGCGAGCTCGTCGGAGGGTCTGAGTCCCTCGCCATGCCGGCGGCCTGCGCCGTCGAGATGATCCACACCATGTCGTTGATCCACGACGACTTGCCGTGCATGGATAACGACGACCTCCGCCGCGGGAAGCCCACCAACCACAAGGTTTTCGGCGAAGACGTCGCCGTTTTGGCCGGCGACGCGCTTCTATCATTCGCGTTCGAGCACCTCGCCGTCTCCACCGTCGGCGTCGAGCCTTCTAGAATCGTCCGAGCCGTGGAGGAGCTTGCCCGGTCAATCGGGTCGGAGGGATTGGTGGCGGGTCAAGTCGTGGATATCCACTCCGAGGGGTTATCCGATGTGGGACTGGAGCACCTGGAGTACATACACCTCCACAAAACTGCGGCTCTTCTTGAATGTGCAGTTGTTCTCGGGTCGATTTTGGGAGGCGGGTCGGACTCGGAAATCGAAAAGCTCCGGACTTTTGCGAGGTACATTGGGCTGTTGTTTCAAGTTGTGGATGACATTCTGGATGTGACGAAGTCTTCACAGGAATTGGGGAAGACTGCTGGGAAGGACTTGGTGGCTGATAAGGTGACTTATCCTAAGCTAATGGGGATTGAGAAATCGAAGGAATTTGCGGAGAAACTTAATAGGGATGCACAAGAACAGCTCGTCGGATTCGACCCGGAAAAGGCTGCTCCTTTGATTGCTTTGGCTAATTACATTGCTTACAGGCAAAATTGA